GCCCGTCCATTTACCGCAGTGAGAGATGAGGGCcttcagaaataaaaaaaaacacagcctcCTTTAATGTGGGACAAGAAAGAGTTGAATCAATGAGCCCGTCGATTTGATTCTTTAATAAAACCTGATTTCATCGTTGGTTATTGCTTCAGAAGTTCTCCCAATACTAGTCATTAATAATGGACACAGGGTTTCTTGGCAGTTGGCCGTCAAAAGCAAGCACATTTACGACCCTACACTTTTATATTTCATAGACTCAATTATTCAATTGACGATTAAAATGATCGCTAAGCTACACAACTCATCCTGAATGATGTCATCGGCTCATGTGCCCCCCTCTCTAATGCCTTCTCATCAGTTGATGACCTTATGCATGACCTCATCCACTCTAAAGCAGTCAATAAGGTGACATCATAGATATCAGATAGCTAATGGACAGTCTTTGTCATATCGTGGACAAGCACGAAGGGAAGTTCTTGTGCTGCTCTCAGAAAGTTATGCCACACTGAAAAGGGAGACACACTGTATGCTCATGCGATTAATCGATCAATCGTTAGGATGGATACAACCCAATGTGTGTGCAATGAATATAGATATATGGGCCGATGTTGATATTCGCTCATTGGCTCAATATGACATATTAGTCTTGTTGTATTGATGAATATAAGATTGAGCTTAAAggtaagacatgtacagctatTTTCAGCTTGAAATGTGCTCTAAACACATAACTTCAAGGCTAGAGGGATCTAGGCTAATTGCACCGATTCTGCAGCAGCGTAGAGGAATCTCATGTTACGTTTCATCAGCAAGCCTCGCTCCTTGAGGAGGGGCAGGGTTGGGAGAGAGcgcagggaaagagagagggacgagcAGCAGAGTTGGTTTCTGTTTTCAAAATGTAGCGGGGAGCTAGCTTGACTTGACATCTTTTGTGTATTGtaatctttaaaaaataataacacgtATTTGGTCATAATGCCCGTCGCTCTCCACTCACCGATCTCCTTGCCGAGCCCCGAGTGCAGGATGGCCCCGGCCGAGGTGACCACGGCGCAGGTCTTGAAGCCGTCGACGCCCGGCCGTCGGTAGAGCTGCTCCAGGCTGAGCTCAGGCACCAGGCGGGCCCAGCCAAGCGACGAGAAGGGCTGCTCCGAGCCATCCAGCGTCCAGAGCCGGGCCTGCGCCTTCAGCTCGCACAGCAGCTCCTTGGGGCTCTGGCCCAGCCTGCGCTGGCCCTTGAAGGCCACGTGGTGCTTGTTGGCGCTGAGGTAGTCCTTCATGGCGCGCTGCAGCCGCGGACTTAGCATGCCGGGCGACACGCGACCCCGCCACAACCGCTGCACCACAGAGCCGAACTTGAGGAAGTAGTACTCCTCCGGGTCTGTCGAGTCCCCCCCGGGCCTGTTCCTCTTTCGGTCatccgcctcctcctgctcttgctcctgctcctgctcctgctcctcctcctcctccacctcctgccccacctcctccgcctcctcgacGCCTCGCCCGCGGCTCTCCGGGGGTCCGCTGGGCGTCCTCTCGCGGCTGTGGGTGCCCGGGTAGGACTGGGAGCCCACGTTCTCCGTGCCGAAGGAGGACCAGGCGGCCAGGCTCTGGGGGTCCAGGTAGTCCACGCCCCGGTTGGCCTCCTGGCTGGCGTACATGGCGTAGGGGCCGCCGCTCGGGTTCTGGCCCGTCTCCAGGCCGGAGCGCGGGGCCGGcgaggcggtggcggcggggggctcCGGCTCCGGCTCCAGGGCGCGCATGGCCGTCGGGTTGGGTCTCGAACCCGTGAccgcctgcagctgctgctgatggtggtggtgggaggccTGGATGGACGACAGGCGGCGGGTGTCGGGGTGCATGGAGAGCGAGGAGCCGGCGGAGGCCATTGGTTCGTCGACGCGGGCGTCCAGGAAGTAGGAGAGGAGCGCCAGGAAAAGGAGGGCCCACGCCAGGATCAGCACCAGCGCCAGCCGCCGCCACATGTTGGACCTCATCACCAGGCCAGACTCACATAGAGGCCCCGGGGAGCTGGTCCACCcctgctgctcacacacagagacagctcCGCTGGGCTAGGAGGCCTGGCCTGCCAACAGAGGGAGGAGTTAGGCAAATAAACAGGCTTGCCAGCCTTAAAACGGTTATGCGGCGGTCGAAGGTCAGATCTCACCTGCACGCCTGCACAGACACTTCtactgtttgtatgtgtccATGGGCTTTACGGCATGCAAAAGGACCCTAAAAGAGGAACAGGAACGTTAGTGGGGAGATATtttagacagacaggcacacacaagatCCAAAAAAGGAAACCATTATTAAATGCTTGAATGCTTTTTTCAATGCTTGAGAAACATTTTTTAATAGTTTGTTTTCTCGTGCAGGATGTCCGAGTACAGAGTAGGGCTCGCCGATTAATTGAATTTTGATCGTGAATTCGATATATTAGCCAATATAATCtagtttttgtatttatttttcatgaaatgttttatagaacagctggacacatatctgttcattattttagattgggttagggttgggtttagTTCTCAGTAAAAAGGGTTTTCCGGGAGAGACAtgttgaataaatacatcatacatcatgatttcaatattgaccaaaataatcgtgattatgatttttttccataatcagGCAGCCCTAGTTCAGAGTTCGGTTTCATTGTGTTCACTGTAAATGCATCCTCCCTGCTATTATAGGATGCCCAGTGTCCTGAAACCCATTTACAGGTCAAAGTATAGACTCTCCCAGGGCCTTGTTTTTACtcaacatgtttgttaattttgcaAGGGACCTCATCAAGTCCAATTACTTTATCAAATCGTGCAATGCTGACCTAgtagggagaaaaaaaaaggaattgcAAGTGTATTTTTCCCTTGCCTCCGACAAACTGTACGGCCAAACACGAGATTGCTCCAACAGAGTCGCGCAATCTCCTTCTAACACGTTGGCCTCTTTCAGCCTAATAGCgtagtgagaggagagagaaaataatCTACGGGAATAAACAAGTGAGCCATTCAATTGGCTGACACCGGAGCGCTAAGGTCTCCTGCGTGGTGGGTAATGATGTGTTCCCCCGGCTCCTAGCATCGGAGGGGGGCAGcgtgtccccctcctcccctgtcctATTTACGGCCCTCGGCCATCGGAGGCAAGCATCTGGCCCCGAGTCGAGGCCCAGTGGGCTGCTTCCTCGTCTCTGGTCCGTATAGCAGGACCTCCAGGCCACCCACCGTTGGCCCACACAAGGAGGCCGCGGTTCATGCACTgacgggggggggcagcaggggggggggcagaggcatCTATGTTGGGCAATAACCCTGACCCCGAGAGACTGATGCATGAGAATGCAGGCTGGCTCCCACACACAGCCAGCTGTGATCGGCGGTCCCAGAGAAACCTCTGGCCCTAGGGTCGGGGAGCAGGGGGTTATACTGCTCCGATGTAGCAGTTTGGACATGCCTTCCCAGGGCAACACTTGCTGGGGGGTCAAAAGGTGACCTAGTGGAAAATTGTCATTTAACCGCTTGAAGGGAGAACAAGGTCCGAACAACCAATCCGGAAGCGTGCTTCACTAACTGCTGTAAAACAAGCAAATGTCTGGCACAGATGGAGTAGCGTGGGCAGAAGAGTCCCGTCTTGCCTGGTGAGAACCAGAGAAATAAAAGATAAGGGAGGGAGGCATAGGGAGAAGAGGTAAGAAATGTCTCCGGACAACAAGAGGTTAAAGAAACGTCTCCCAGTAACAGGGTGCTGGGGAGTCTCGCGTTGAGAGAGCGACGACGGTACGACTcccataaaaaatgtattgagCTAAAAAACAAATGGAACGAAAGAAAAGGGGGTGGAGATAAACAAGGAAGGACAAGAGGCGGTGATTCTCAGACgggagaacaggaagaggagcttAGCTAAATGCTAACAGGCCCCTTGCCTGCAGGACGATAATTAGGTGTTAATTAAAGAGCGGAACTAGCTTGAAAGGTAGCATTtatgcgacacacacacacagacagagacagaaacagagacagagagagagagagagaatgataaaTTGCCAACCTTCTTCTATAGCCAATAACATGATTGATGAAGTGTTTTGATTTCCCCCGGAAAAGGTATTTACATCTTAGAGCGTAATGGCAGCAATTGGGTTATAAGTGAAAGACAATTGAGAATAGTAGTCGACTACGTGTTTAGCACTGATGTTTCTACTTAGACTAATGGACCAATACTGCAACAGTCGAAGGAAATGTGAAATGCAAGCAATCATTTGTGCATCTTGAAGAAGAAGCATGATACAGAAGTGTGATACGTGTGCGCTATATTTCTCAGAAAACTTGCAATAGATAAGACCACAAGAAGGAAGACAACCTTGTATGAACCTGCTTTGATGATGTGGCAACATTTCGTAAACATCACTCATGCCAACATGCATGGCTGCAATGAATTCTAGATTGTatggaaatgttttatttgcatcTGTCGTGACACAAGATCAAAATACATTCTCAGGATTTAACTGTTTCGGTGAAGGTGATTTCAGATTTCAACATGTTGAAATCTGCCTTAAACAGCAGCCAAGGAAACGACCTGGTGCCAACAGTGCAGGGCACACAGAAGAAACTAGAGCTACAGACTCTCCCCGACGGCCCGGTGTGTCAGGGGGGCTGTTAGGTAGGAGGTCGTTGTGCTCTATCTAAATCTGTACCCTTCCTACCATACATCAAGTCCCCTTCGTCCCAGCTTCAGCTTAATTATTCCCAGAGCCAGGAAGGTGAAGAGGTGCAGCTACAGCCTGGCTCGTCTATGGGCTTCGAGCGTCAACTCCTGGGACAAGAACATTTCACTTCAAATGGGTCGGTCACCCTTAATGCGCCTATAACGCAGAGCGCTGACAACCTTTGTATTAAGCATTAAAGCGTCCGTGCATGGGTCACATTCAAGTGTGAGGGCAAACTAACCATGGGTCCGAAAAAGGTTTTGACTGATGAATATGATCATATTTAGCCAATGTGTcattgttaaataatgtcagTTTTAACTTGAATTTGTCTGCATTATTCGATTAAACCTATCCATGCTTCCCATTTTCTTCCTTATTTGAAATATCTTCTGATCATTATTCAGGCCAGAAACACCAGAGCAGAAGAAAGATCAAGAAAGAGTTCAAAGTCATCCTCTTTACCCAAGCCAGCTGCTACAGACCAGAAGAATACATGAAGTAAATTTCTGGTTTTCGGAGGGTGCTGGTATTTGCATTCAGTTTGCCGCGGTTTGCCAGTGTTTTTAATgaatcattaaataaatatgtaaacgtAGAAGGCCTGAATGTTAATGTTTATACATTAAATCAAGAACCAGTAGGCCTGACGCCATAAGATTTGCATGCAAATAGGAGACGAAAAATAACGAAGACAGACATGCCTTGTGAGATGCGTGTGAGCAATGTTAACTCGGCTGAGGAACACGACCGTACAAGCCGATTGTGCAACAGGGTCATAGCTTATCAATTCTATGAATACCGGAAATTCCACTTCTTTCTTCAAAGTGCTGGGTTTCTAATCTGCAAAATAAATCATGCTTCTTTGACACCTCAGATGATGTTCAAGTGAACCCCAATGGGAGGTTGGTGTGACTCAAAAGGACTAGACCAGATTttacactaggccatctggccgtggccattttcacacctaaccgtgctcaaatctgccagtgtgagtgtggtacagatgctaatgagccgacacgcgcacacgcacggctacgcaacctgagctggatgacgtatagtccataatgcgacgaccatggacataataaaggcgacgagccttctttcccattaaacggtaaacatatatccaaataagcaacagactcagcaaaatGCGAACTGTATTCTCTGTGTTGTTgcccattgttgttaaaactctgaccgGCGgaagactttattatggtcgatgcagcggacgcttgcaTCGAccatggccagatggcctagtgtgagtgcaggccagagaacaatggggccagtttagcacggttaggtgtgaaaacggccaacggccacggccagatggcctagtgtgagtgcaccctagaGATGAATCTGCAGCATGAAGCATTTAGATCTCTGGCACTGCGGCTTTCGACAGGAAATAAGAAGATAAagtaatgcaaaaaaaaatgtgGCACATTCGTCTCAAAATAGAAACAAGTCTGTTCCATGGTAGTATCAAAACAATAATAAGAAAATGTAACACACCTTCAATAAGACATATTCATTTGCAGAGCTGGATATTCTTTCTACCAGACAGATTCCCGAAGGCAGAAGCAGCATTaggcagtgttgtatagtagcgaagtagaaatacttcgttactgtacttaagtcgtttttttggatatttgtactttactttactacttatatttctctgtactttcacttttacttcgctacattttgcgaagaaaacggatacttttactccgctacatttcccttgaaaccttcgttactcgttacaaaatcaactcatctttagaaaaaaaaaaatgaatcatgagagatatgagaataacgttggggactgtggtagaacacagactgcgagcctgtttggcgaatcagctgtcccagcgcacgttcgcaaagcccccttgcttagttactgttgctacgtcgatcaaaactcctacgactgtcaacacacaaatgcattgctaggacgagggcaagggctatcaaaattctactatttgtatcaggctggtttgtacacgcagtattacaacactatcttatacacttcaatacgctgtatatgtgccatttttgctacaaagctaatttaaataccctttttgggcagggacttaagttttccgaaaatccgcgatcctggatgacaccaaaatcaatattaagtaacgtgtaccagcgcacacacacacacacgcacacgcacgcacacacacgcacacacacgcacacacacacacactttcggtgctgttttaataatgcaccgaattaatttaatttgtatagcacactttaacactgcaaggaggtttgagtgtccttgatttaaaatgagcggtgaggaggtcctggaggtaggttggaccggaagtgtttatggccttgtggagttttgcctattgtgtttgtgttagttgaaataaactccattattctcaaaattctgaccctttgcttttttattaacagcagttacttgtacttttactttcagtacttaaatacatttaatatcagaaaagtacttttgatacttaagtacagtaaagatcagatactttaatacttttacttaagtactattctaaaaggtgacttttacttttacttaagtaattttccagtaaggtatctgtacttttacttaagtatggcttt
The window above is part of the Gadus morhua chromosome 20, gadMor3.0, whole genome shotgun sequence genome. Proteins encoded here:
- the LOC115533216 gene encoding beta-galactoside alpha-2,6-sialyltransferase 2; the encoded protein is MRSNMWRRLALVLILAWALLFLALLSYFLDARVDEPMASAGSSLSMHPDTRRLSSIQASHHHHQQQLQAVTGSRPNPTAMRALEPEPEPPAATASPAPRSGLETGQNPSGGPYAMYASQEANRGVDYLDPQSLAAWSSFGTENVGSQSYPGTHSRERTPSGPPESRGRGVEEAEEVGQEVEEEEEQEQEQEQEQEEADDRKRNRPGGDSTDPEEYYFLKFGSVVQRLWRGRVSPGMLSPRLQRAMKDYLSANKHHVAFKGQRRLGQSPKELLCELKAQARLWTLDGSEQPFSSLGWARLVPELSLEQLYRRPGVDGFKTCAVVTSAGAILHSGLGKEIDSHDAVLRFNAAPTEGFEKDVGNKTTIRIINSQILANPKHQFESSSLYKNVTLVAWDPAPYTINLHMWYASPDYNLFGPYVERRRQQPQQPFYILHPSYVWRLWDVIQSNTQESIQPNPPSSGFIGTLLMMALCEQVHVYEYIPSLRQTDLCHYHEHYYDAACTLGAYHPLLFEKSLIQRINTGPEADLKQKGRVTLPGLGSVHCEG